TCGATGAAGAGGCACCGATGACGGTGCCCGTCGGGAACAAGGAAGTCACGCTTCGTCCATCACCGACAGTTTCGTGTGAGACCACGGTGACCGAACGATCGCCAATGATCGGAACCGACAAAGAGGAAGTGGTGGTGACGTTGTCGTGGTCGCCTCCCAGTGAGTGACCCGGACGATCATGTTCCGTTTCCCATCTGGTTTTTATCATTCCGATCGTAAGCTGGCGTATGCCAGATCGAGACGACATACTGCATCCGAACAGCACGGCAACAACCATCGTCCGGTTCGTGTTCGTGTTGCTCGGAACGCTTCTTGGGACCGTAGCCGGTGTGTTCTTGTTCGTATGGGTGCCGTCAGGAACGAGCGTTTTCGGTGTGTTGTTGGCAGTTATAACGACACTGCTCGGTGCTCGGATCGCTGGCGGACTCACAACCACAGTGCTTCCGACGTACAACGTCGCGGAGGTTGCCGTTACGGGACCGATCACTCGTGATGGCGATTTCGGTCCGGTTCCGGGGCAGGGCCGTTCGATCCCTGCCGATGACATCGTCGAGCAGATCGAGCGGGCCGAGGCGGACCGCAACGCGGATGCGCTTCTCGTGAAACTCAACACGCCCGGTGGTGAAGTCGTTCCGAGCGAAGACATCCGAAACGCCGTGGTGTCGTTCGAAGGACCGACGATCGCGTACGCGACAGATACGTGTGCGAGCGGTGGCTACTGGATTGCCAGCGCTTGTGATGAGATCTGGGCGCGAGAGACGAGCGTCATCGGGAGCATCGGCGTGATCGGCTCTCGACTCAACGCGAGCACACTCGCCGAGGAACTCGGCCTTTCCTACGAACGGTTTGCTGCTGGTCGGTACAAGGACGCTGGCACGGCGCTAAAGGAGATCGATGACGACGAACGGGCGTATCTTCAGGGGTTGATCGACGACTACTACGAGCATTTCGTTGAACGCGTCGCTGATGGGCGTGACATCGATCCGGACGCGATCCGCGACACCGAAGCGCGCGTGTATCTCGGCAACGACGCGCAAGATATCGATCTCATCGACGCGATCGGTACCCATGAAGACGTACTCGACCGCGTGACGGAACTGCTCGACACCGAGGCGGTTCACACCGAATTCGAACCGGAACGGAGCGTACGACAGCGCCTCCAACGCGGCGCACGGGGACTTGCGTTCGCGTTCGGTGCTGGCGTGTGGAGCCACATTGACGAACGATTCGACGTTCGGCTATAGATTTTTATTCCGGTAGAACATCCGACCCACTGTGACCACGCTGGTACTGTGTGTCGACCGCGACGGCGATTTCGACCACGGAACGCCAGTCGTCGGTGAAGCGGCGATCATCGATCTTATCACATCGGCTGGTGTCGCTGCTCCCGAGGACAGCCGGGTCAACTGTCTCCTTGAGACGCTCCGGGTCGCACGCAGCCTCCGAGCGGAGTGTACGGACGCGATATCGGTGGTCGTCTCCGGGTCGGGAGACACCGTCAACATCGATCGGGATATCGCAGATCAGATCGATGCGCTGGTCGACGAACACGATCCCCAGTCGGCAGTCGTCGTCGTCGATAGCGTTGCGGACGAGCAGACCGTTCCGATCATCGAAAGCCGCCTCCGAGTTGATGCTGTCGATCGCGTCATCGTCCAGCAAGCGCGGGATATCGAGTCGACGTACTACCTCCTGAAACGCCTCCTCGTCGACGAGGAACTTCGTCGCACCCTGTTCATTCCGTTGGGGACCGCATTGCTTGCCATTCCTGTGATCGTCTCGCTCACCGATAACGTGACGGCTGTGGTGGCCGTCGTGACCGCCGGCATCGGAGCATTCTTGCTGTACAAAGGTCTCGGGATTGACGACGCCGTCGAACAGTTTCCGAGCGTCGTTCGGGCGGCGTTTTACTCCGGTCAGGTGTCGTTCGTCACCTACGTCGTCGGTGCCGGACTGGCGCTCATCGGCGTGTTCGCCGGGGCTATCGGTATCTCCGGGATGCAGCCCGGCGTGTTGATGGGCATCAAGTTCGTCTTCGTCAGCGTTCCGTGGTTCGCGCTTGCCGCGCTCGCAGCCAGCACCGGCCGTCTGTTCGACAGGCTTCTCACTGATGACCGAGTGCCCGCTGCGCTTTTCAACGCCCCCTTCGGTATCGTTGCTCTCGGTCTCATCGTCAGGGGCTTTGGAGCGTTCGTACTGGAAAACGCGGCAGTCATCGGCCCGGTCGAACTTCCAGCGATGTCGGTCGGTCCGATCGCTACCGACGGACTGGTGTTGCTCACCGGCACTCGGCTCCTCGTGTTCGTGATCGCTGGTGTACTCATCAGCCTGCTCGGCGTGGTAGTTACCTCACGCGTCCGAACGCCTGCGAAGGACGCCTCGAATCGACAGTGATCGGATTTTCGGTAGGACTGTGCGTACGGTCGATCTGGACGAACAGGTGAACGTGTCCGTCTGTGATCTCCAGTGCCGAGAATATCGTGCCCAAAGTGGTTAGAACACCACACGAAGTGATGCTTGCAGGACTGACCGAATGCGCATGACTTCGGCACTCTCCAACCCTGTGTTTTGATCGATCGGAACGGGTGTCGGTCCGCACTAATGCGATCGTCGTTCCTATCACGTATCCTTATGGTGGGTCGCTTCCGTCCATCGATATGGACGACGCAGCATCACGCGATCGCAGCACACAGCTCGTCGAGAAACTCACCGACGAGGAGCGTTATCGACTGCTCAGCGGAGATGCAGATCCGACTGGAACGGCGACGGGATATCTGCCACCAATCGATCGGCTCGGGATCCCCGCGTTTCGACTGGTCGATGGACCGGCTGGTGTACGGATCCCGGGCGAGCCGGCGACTGCGTTTCCGGCTCCGATCGCGCTGGCGGCCGCGTGGGACCCATCGCTAGCTCACGAACAGGGGGCTGCGATCGCTCGGGAAGCCCTCGCCTACGGACAGGATGCCGTGTTGGGACCGGGGTTGAACCTCATCCGAACACCTCACTGTGGGCGCAACTTCGAGTACTACAGCGAAGATCCGTATCTCACCAGCCGTCTCGGCGTCGCCACCGTTGAGGGCATCCAATCGGCTGGAGTGATCGCCACCGCGAAACATTACGTCGCCAACAACCAGGAGACCGAACGGTATTCGATCGATGCTGACGTGAGCGAGCGAGCGCTCCGGGAGTGTTACCTCCCAGCGTTCCGCGCGGTCGTCGAGGAGGCCGATGTCGGGTCCATCATGACCGCGTACAACCGCGTCAACGGATCGTATATGAGCGAACACCGCCGGTTGTTGGCGGACGT
The sequence above is drawn from the Halocatena salina genome and encodes:
- a CDS encoding amphi-Trp domain-containing protein; the encoded protein is MSETTEFEAELSRREVAEYLRDLADEFVDEEAPMTVPVGNKEVTLRPSPTVSCETTVTERSPMIGTDKEEVVVTLSWSPPSE
- the sppA gene encoding signal peptide peptidase SppA, which gives rise to MPDRDDILHPNSTATTIVRFVFVLLGTLLGTVAGVFLFVWVPSGTSVFGVLLAVITTLLGARIAGGLTTTVLPTYNVAEVAVTGPITRDGDFGPVPGQGRSIPADDIVEQIERAEADRNADALLVKLNTPGGEVVPSEDIRNAVVSFEGPTIAYATDTCASGGYWIASACDEIWARETSVIGSIGVIGSRLNASTLAEELGLSYERFAAGRYKDAGTALKEIDDDERAYLQGLIDDYYEHFVERVADGRDIDPDAIRDTEARVYLGNDAQDIDLIDAIGTHEDVLDRVTELLDTEAVHTEFEPERSVRQRLQRGARGLAFAFGAGVWSHIDERFDVRL
- a CDS encoding DUF373 family protein; this encodes MTTLVLCVDRDGDFDHGTPVVGEAAIIDLITSAGVAAPEDSRVNCLLETLRVARSLRAECTDAISVVVSGSGDTVNIDRDIADQIDALVDEHDPQSAVVVVDSVADEQTVPIIESRLRVDAVDRVIVQQARDIESTYYLLKRLLVDEELRRTLFIPLGTALLAIPVIVSLTDNVTAVVAVVTAGIGAFLLYKGLGIDDAVEQFPSVVRAAFYSGQVSFVTYVVGAGLALIGVFAGAIGISGMQPGVLMGIKFVFVSVPWFALAALAASTGRLFDRLLTDDRVPAALFNAPFGIVALGLIVRGFGAFVLENAAVIGPVELPAMSVGPIATDGLVLLTGTRLLVFVIAGVLISLLGVVVTSRVRTPAKDASNRQ